The Vicia villosa cultivar HV-30 ecotype Madison, WI linkage group LG1, Vvil1.0, whole genome shotgun sequence genome includes a region encoding these proteins:
- the LOC131595858 gene encoding uncharacterized protein LOC131595858, with amino-acid sequence MAEVVNGPCESSPRRFAHLTNNPAARRAEMKIGLLQIIYANPFAGLDHEDPYTHLTRFYEIAGTLGAPEAEEEAVFMRLFSHSLIGKAKDWYLDQSTETMTNWNVLERNFLSRFFSHNRFMDAKTTIATFTQSSTKTLCEAWERYKSMLRKCPNHGFDDMSQIHIFRNGLLPQPKLLLNATAGGSLIAKSAEEAIAIIDRMALTDHQVQHNRGTVQKKVGILELGTNDAILAQNKLLTQTVEELTKQLSKLPQQLKEMHGSSSTSQQVAFCELCTGDHPTDFCPPINEEVKYMGNQQQRQVSYNQGYQHNNNASYGQNRPNQ; translated from the coding sequence atggctgAAGTTGTTAACGGTCCGTGTGAAAGTAGCCCAAGGCGGTTCGCCCATCTCACCAATAATCCAGCTGCAAGACGAGCTGAGATGAAAATAGGATTGCTGCAAATTATTTATGCTAAcccttttgcaggtttggatcaTGAAGATCCATACACTCACCTCACCCGATTCTACGAAATAGCTGGTACATTAGGTGCACCCGAGGCTGAAGAGGAAGCTGTCTTCATGAGGTTATTTTCGCACTCTTTAATCggcaaagcaaaggattggtacctcGATCAATCAACGGAAACCATGACCAATTGGAATGTTTTAGAAAGAAACTTCCTTAGCAGATTCTTTTCTCACAACAGATTCATGGACGCAAAGACAACCATTGCCACATTCACCCAATCTTCAACTAAAACTTTGTGTGAAGCCTGGGAACGCTATAAATCCATGCTACGAAAATGTCCAAACCACGGTTTCGATGACATGTCACAAATCCACATTTTTCGTAATGGATTATTACCTCAACCAAAGCTTTTACTTAACGCAacagctggaggttccttgatAGCAAAAAGTGCAGAAGAAGCAATTGCAATCATCGATAGAATGGCTCTCACAGATCACCAGGTGCAACACAATCGAGGTACCGTACAAAAGAAAGTTGGAATTTTGGAATTAGGCACAAATGACGCAATCCTAGCACAAAATAAACTACTCACTCAAACCGTGGAAGAATTGACAAAACAATTGTCCAAGCtacctcaacaactcaaagaAATGCACGGTTCGTCGAGCACATCGCAACAAGTAGCCTTTTGTGAACTTTGTACAGGTGACCATCCAACCGATTTTTGTCCTCCGATCAATGAAGAAGTGAAGTATATGGGAAATCAGCAGCAGAGGCAGGTTTCTTACAATCAAGGTtaccaacacaacaacaatgcaaGCTATGGCCAAAACCGACCGAATCAGTAG